The following coding sequences are from one Buchnera aphidicola (Melaphis rhois) window:
- the rplO gene encoding 50S ribosomal protein L15 produces MYLNNISPSVGSRKKCKRKGRGIGSGLGKTAGRGHKGQKSRSGGKINQRFEGGQTPIYRRIPKFGFVSLKNKNRIEIRLSELNKFPNQVIDLELLKKYNIINKNVSFVKIILSGIITVPLIVRGLHVTRGVRSMIENLGGKIQE; encoded by the coding sequence ATGTATTTAAATAATATATCCCCGTCGGTTGGTTCTCGAAAGAAATGTAAGAGAAAAGGTCGAGGTATTGGATCGGGTTTAGGGAAAACCGCAGGAAGAGGTCATAAAGGTCAAAAATCCCGTTCTGGAGGAAAAATCAATCAAAGATTTGAAGGTGGACAAACGCCTATTTATAGACGCATTCCGAAATTTGGGTTTGTTTCTTTGAAAAATAAGAATCGAATTGAGATTAGATTATCAGAATTAAACAAATTTCCAAATCAAGTAATTGATTTAGAATTATTAAAAAAATATAATATAATTAATAAAAATGTTAGCTTTGTTAAAATAATATTATCTGGAATAATTACCGTTCCATTAATAGTTCGTGGACTACATGTTACAAGAGGTGTTCGTAGTATGATTGAAAATTTGGGTGGAAAAATTCAAGAATAA
- the rplV gene encoding 50S ribosomal protein L22: protein METIAKHRQARSSAQKIRLVANLIRGHKAPYALSILTYSNKKASVLLKKVLQSAIANAEHNNGIDAHDLTITKIFIDEGPTMKRMMPRAKGRSDRILKRTSHITIVVSDNMK from the coding sequence ATGGAAACTATTGCTAAGCATCGTCAAGCTCGGTCTTCTGCTCAAAAAATACGATTAGTAGCTAATTTAATTCGAGGTCATAAAGCACCATACGCTTTAAGTATTCTAACTTATAGTAATAAAAAAGCTTCAGTATTACTTAAGAAAGTCTTACAATCAGCTATTGCTAATGCTGAGCATAATAATGGAATTGATGCACATGATTTGACTATAACAAAAATTTTTATTGACGAAGGTCCAACTATGAAAAGAATGATGCCACGTGCCAAAGGTCGTTCAGACCGTATTTTGAAGCGCACTAGTCATATTACTATAGTTGTTTCTGATAATATGAAATAG
- the rpmD gene encoding 50S ribosomal protein L30 — MEKYLNITQIKSAIGRLPKHKATLFGLGLRYIGHTVQRKDTPSIQGMIKKISYMLKVN; from the coding sequence ATGGAAAAATATCTTAATATTACTCAAATAAAAAGTGCAATAGGGCGATTACCAAAGCACAAAGCGACGTTATTTGGATTAGGATTACGTTATATAGGACATACAGTTCAACGTAAAGATACACCTTCTATTCAGGGAATGATAAAAAAAATATCTTATATGTTAAAAGTAAATTAA
- the rplP gene encoding 50S ribosomal protein L16, giving the protein MLQPKRTKFRKMHKGRNRGYAIGSNISFGSYGLKAIERGRLKSSQIEAARRSISRFVKRQGKIWIRVFPDKPITQKPLEVRMGKGKGNVEYWVALVKPGTMLYEISGVSEEISREAFKLASSKLPIKTIFVTKRII; this is encoded by the coding sequence ATGTTACAACCAAAACGAACGAAGTTTCGAAAAATGCATAAAGGTCGTAATAGAGGTTATGCTATTGGTTCAAATATTAGTTTTGGATCTTATGGTTTAAAAGCTATTGAACGAGGTCGATTAAAATCTAGTCAAATTGAAGCAGCTAGGCGTTCTATCTCTAGATTTGTTAAAAGACAAGGAAAAATTTGGATTCGCGTTTTTCCAGATAAACCAATTACTCAAAAACCTTTAGAAGTAAGGATGGGAAAAGGCAAAGGTAATGTGGAATATTGGGTAGCTTTAGTAAAGCCTGGAACGATGTTATATGAAATAAGTGGTGTATCTGAAGAAATTTCTAGAGAAGCGTTCAAATTAGCGTCTTCGAAATTGCCTATAAAAACTATATTTGTCACTAAAAGGATAATTTAA
- the rpsC gene encoding 30S ribosomal protein S3 — protein MGQKVHPNGMRLGIIKHWNSIWFSNTKNFAEMLDSDFRVRKFLKKELFKASVSRIVIERPSKSIRITIYSSRPGIVIGKKGEDVEKLRLAVTNITGVPVQINISEIRKPELDAKLVADNITSQLERRVMFRRAMKRSVQNAMRQGAKGIKVEVSGRLGGVEIARREWYREGRVPLHTLRADIDYSLSEAYTTYGVIGVKVWIFKGEILGGITSVPKLEKSLSKFKKHTRKYKK, from the coding sequence ATGGGTCAAAAAGTACATCCTAATGGTATGCGGTTAGGTATAATTAAACATTGGAATTCAATATGGTTTTCTAATACTAAAAATTTTGCAGAAATGTTGGATAGTGATTTTAGAGTTCGTAAATTTTTAAAAAAAGAGCTATTTAAAGCATCGGTTTCTCGTATTGTTATTGAACGTCCTTCAAAGAGTATTCGAATAACAATATATAGTTCACGTCCTGGAATAGTTATAGGTAAGAAAGGTGAGGATGTAGAAAAATTGCGATTAGCAGTAACTAATATTACTGGAGTTCCTGTTCAGATAAATATTTCTGAAATTCGTAAACCAGAGTTAGATGCGAAGTTAGTAGCTGATAACATTACTTCTCAGTTGGAACGTAGAGTCATGTTCAGACGTGCTATGAAACGTTCTGTACAAAATGCAATGAGACAAGGAGCTAAAGGTATTAAGGTAGAAGTTAGTGGACGTTTAGGAGGTGTAGAAATAGCAAGGAGAGAATGGTATCGAGAAGGTCGAGTACCTTTGCATACGTTGAGAGCTGATATAGATTATAGCTTGTCTGAAGCATATACTACTTATGGTGTAATTGGTGTAAAAGTATGGATATTTAAAGGTGAAATTTTAGGTGGTATTACATCTGTCCCAAAATTAGAAAAATCTCTTTCTAAATTTAAAAAACATACAAGAAAGTACAAAAAGTAG
- the rpsH gene encoding 30S ribosomal protein S8, whose product MTIQDPISDMLTRIRNSQLANKVSVIMPSSKLKVAISIVLKNEGYIKNYIVKNCINKPELELFLKYFDGKPVVENVKRISSPSLRIYNKKNKLPRVMAGLGIAIVSTSKGVMTDKSARREGLGGEIICHVS is encoded by the coding sequence ATGACTATACAAGATCCTATATCAGATATGTTGACTAGAATTCGAAATAGTCAATTAGCTAATAAGGTGTCAGTAATTATGCCATCTTCTAAATTAAAAGTAGCAATTAGTATTGTATTAAAAAACGAAGGATATATAAAGAATTATATAGTGAAAAATTGTATTAATAAGCCTGAATTAGAATTATTTCTCAAATATTTTGATGGTAAACCTGTAGTTGAGAATGTGAAAAGGATAAGTTCTCCTAGTTTGCGAATATATAACAAAAAAAATAAATTGCCAAGAGTTATGGCTGGCTTAGGGATAGCTATAGTTTCAACGTCAAAAGGAGTTATGACGGATAAGTCAGCGCGTAGAGAAGGTCTTGGTGGTGAAATTATTTGTCATGTTTCTTGA
- the secY gene encoding preprotein translocase subunit SecY translates to MKKKFGKNSKIIDTRFSELKKRVLFVLIALIVFRIGSFIPIPGIDASILSKLLQHQQGTLVEMFNMFSGGALSRASIFALGIMPFISASIIIQILTLVYPKFIEIKKDGEVGRKKINAYTRYTTLVLAGLQSFCVSISLPNISGISHLVIHPNIYFYCTAVIGLVTGTVFLMWLGELITEKGIGNGISIIIFSGIVSSIPSAIKHTIEQVRQGSLSFLLFLLISVIIFLVTFFVIFIERSYRKITVNYARNYRSRHVYSEQNTHLPLKLNMAGVIPAIFASSIILFPVSLVSWFGGGHHWTWLMRISFYLQPTQPFYILFYVITITFFCFFYTGLVFNPRETADNLKKSGAFISGIRPGVQTAKYINKITLRLTLLGSIYMIFICLIPEFMRMFIGVPFYFGGTSLLIVVVVIIDFISQIQTYIMSTQYESLLKKSNLSF, encoded by the coding sequence ATAAAGAAAAAGTTTGGTAAGAATTCTAAAATTATTGATACTAGGTTTAGTGAGTTAAAGAAAAGAGTTTTATTTGTTTTAATTGCGTTAATAGTTTTTAGAATAGGATCATTTATTCCAATACCTGGTATTGATGCTTCGATATTATCCAAGTTGTTACAACATCAACAAGGCACTTTAGTAGAAATGTTTAATATGTTTTCTGGAGGAGCTTTAAGTAGAGCCTCAATTTTTGCATTAGGCATTATGCCTTTTATATCGGCATCAATCATTATACAAATACTTACGCTAGTGTATCCTAAGTTTATAGAAATAAAAAAAGATGGCGAAGTCGGACGTAAAAAGATTAATGCGTATACACGGTATACTACTTTAGTGTTAGCTGGTTTACAGTCTTTTTGTGTTTCCATTAGTTTACCAAATATATCAGGAATAAGTCATTTAGTAATTCATCCTAATATATATTTTTATTGTACTGCTGTTATTGGTTTAGTTACAGGTACTGTTTTTTTAATGTGGTTGGGTGAATTAATTACTGAGAAAGGTATTGGTAATGGTATTTCAATAATAATATTTTCAGGAATTGTATCTAGCATACCTTCTGCTATTAAACATACTATCGAGCAAGTTAGACAAGGTAGTTTAAGTTTCTTACTATTTTTATTGATTTCAGTTATTATATTTTTGGTAACATTTTTTGTTATATTTATTGAAAGAAGTTATAGAAAAATTACTGTTAATTATGCAAGGAACTATAGAAGTCGTCATGTTTATTCCGAACAGAATACACATCTTCCTTTAAAATTAAATATGGCGGGTGTTATTCCAGCGATTTTTGCATCTAGCATTATATTATTTCCTGTGTCTTTAGTTTCTTGGTTTGGTGGGGGGCATCATTGGACATGGTTAATGCGTATTTCTTTTTATTTACAACCTACTCAACCTTTTTATATACTTTTTTATGTAATAACTATTACTTTTTTTTGTTTTTTTTATACTGGATTAGTCTTTAATCCCCGTGAAACAGCGGATAATTTAAAAAAGTCTGGAGCTTTTATTTCTGGAATTCGACCTGGAGTACAAACAGCTAAGTATATCAATAAAATTACCTTACGATTAACTTTATTAGGTTCTATTTATATGATATTTATTTGTTTAATACCGGAGTTTATGCGTATGTTTATAGGAGTTCCATTTTATTTTGGTGGCACTTCGTTACTAATTGTAGTCGTAGTAATTATAGATTTTATTTCTCAAATACAAACATATATCATGTCTACTCAATATGAATCTTTATTAAAAAAATCTAATTTAAGTTTTTAA
- the rpsE gene encoding 30S ribosomal protein S5, with amino-acid sequence MAIYSDKKNSLDLKEKLISVNRVSKTVKGGRIFSFTALTVVGNGNGKVGFGYGKAREVPAAIQKAMEKARRTMINVVLNNNTLQHPIFGSHTGSNIFMKPASEGTGIIAGGAMRSVLEVVGVHNVLAKTYGSTNPINVVKATISGLRNMRSPEMVAAKRNKLIKDILVK; translated from the coding sequence ATGGCAATTTATTCAGATAAAAAAAATAGTCTAGACTTAAAAGAAAAATTGATTTCTGTTAATCGTGTTTCGAAAACAGTGAAAGGTGGTCGGATTTTTTCTTTTACTGCTTTGACAGTAGTAGGTAACGGAAATGGAAAAGTTGGATTTGGATATGGAAAGGCTCGTGAAGTTCCTGCTGCTATCCAGAAAGCAATGGAAAAAGCGCGTCGAACTATGATTAATGTTGTTTTAAATAACAATACATTACAACATCCAATTTTTGGATCTCATACTGGATCGAATATATTTATGAAACCAGCTTCAGAAGGTACTGGAATTATAGCAGGTGGTGCTATGAGATCAGTATTGGAAGTAGTAGGCGTTCACAATGTACTCGCTAAAACCTATGGATCTACTAATCCTATAAATGTAGTTAAAGCAACTATTTCTGGATTAAGAAATATGAGATCTCCAGAAATGGTAGCAGCTAAGCGTAATAAGTTAATTAAAGACATTTTGGTGAAATAA
- the rpsQ gene encoding 30S ribosomal protein S17 has translation MEKKIRTLLGYVISNKMQKSSIVSIQRVIKHQLYKKFIKRTTKLHIHDEENKCRLGDIVEIRECRPISKTKFWTLVRIVKKAVI, from the coding sequence ATGGAAAAAAAAATTAGAACGTTGTTAGGTTATGTTATTAGTAATAAAATGCAAAAATCTTCTATTGTTTCTATTCAGCGTGTAATTAAGCATCAACTATATAAAAAGTTTATTAAAAGAACAACTAAATTACATATTCATGATGAAGAGAATAAATGTAGATTAGGAGATATAGTAGAAATTCGTGAATGTCGTCCAATATCTAAAACGAAATTTTGGACTTTAGTTCGAATTGTTAAAAAAGCTGTTATTTGA
- the rplN gene encoding 50S ribosomal protein L14, whose protein sequence is MIQEQSILNIADNSGARSAMCIKVLGGSQRRYAGIGDVIKVAIKEAIPRGKVKKGEVFKAVIVRTKKGIRRSDGSIIRFDTNSCVILNSNDQPLGTRIFGPITRELRNEKFMKIISLAPEVL, encoded by the coding sequence ATGATTCAAGAACAGAGTATATTGAATATAGCTGATAATTCTGGTGCACGATCTGCAATGTGTATTAAAGTTCTTGGTGGTTCACAACGCAGATATGCAGGTATAGGAGACGTTATAAAAGTTGCTATTAAGGAAGCTATACCTAGAGGTAAGGTAAAAAAAGGAGAAGTTTTTAAAGCAGTAATAGTTAGAACTAAAAAAGGAATACGGCGAAGTGATGGTTCTATTATCAGATTTGATACTAATTCGTGTGTTATACTAAATAGTAACGATCAACCATTAGGAACAAGAATCTTTGGTCCTATTACTCGTGAGTTAAGAAATGAAAAATTTATGAAAATTATTTCGTTAGCTCCAGAAGTATTATAA
- the rplX gene encoding 50S ribosomal protein L24, protein MASKIKKNDKVIIIAGKEKGKIGIVKKILFKNRVIIDGLNLIKKHQKPIPSQNITGGIVKIEASIHISNIAIFNPHTQKSDRIGFRIENNKKVRFLKSNNITIK, encoded by the coding sequence ATGGCATCTAAAATTAAAAAAAACGATAAAGTAATAATTATAGCAGGTAAAGAAAAAGGTAAAATTGGAATAGTTAAAAAAATATTATTTAAAAATAGAGTAATTATAGATGGTTTGAATTTAATTAAAAAGCATCAAAAACCTATTCCATCTCAAAATATAACAGGTGGAATAGTTAAAATAGAAGCAAGTATTCATATTTCTAATATAGCTATTTTTAATCCTCATACACAGAAGTCAGATCGAATTGGTTTTAGAATAGAGAATAACAAAAAAGTACGATTTTTAAAATCGAATAATATTACTATTAAGTAA
- the rplR gene encoding 50S ribosomal protein L18 → MLLVNKKKVRIRRATKTRCKLKLLKSVRLVVHRTPKHIYAQIISPRNFLVLVVASTLEKKLSSLVKYTGNKEAATIVGKVIAERALKSGIRNVSFDRSGFQYHGRIKALADAAREAGLNF, encoded by the coding sequence ATGTTATTAGTCAATAAAAAGAAAGTTCGCATTCGTAGAGCGACTAAAACCCGATGTAAATTAAAGTTATTGAAATCTGTTCGTTTAGTTGTGCATCGTACTCCTAAACACATATATGCGCAAATTATTTCTCCTAGAAATTTTTTAGTTTTAGTAGTTGCTTCGACTCTTGAAAAGAAATTATCATCATTAGTTAAATACACAGGTAATAAAGAAGCTGCTACTATTGTTGGAAAAGTTATTGCAGAACGTGCTTTGAAGAGTGGTATTAGAAACGTTTCATTTGATCGTTCTGGATTTCAGTATCATGGTCGTATTAAAGCATTAGCTGATGCTGCAAGAGAGGCAGGTTTAAATTTTTAA
- the rplE gene encoding 50S ribosomal protein L5: MSFFYDYYKTKILKEFMDKFNYSSVMQVPKIHKITLNIGLGLASSDKKSLDSAIDDLTKISGQKPLVTKARKSVSSFKIRKGYPIGCKVTLRGQRKWNFLERLIIIAIPRIRDFRGLSKKSFDGRGNYSIGIREQIIFPEIDYDKIDRIRGMNITITTTAKSDHEGCVLLSAFNFPFRK; the protein is encoded by the coding sequence GTGTCGTTTTTTTATGATTATTATAAAACTAAAATATTAAAAGAATTTATGGATAAATTTAATTACTCTTCTGTGATGCAAGTACCTAAAATTCATAAAATTACTTTAAATATTGGTTTAGGATTGGCATCATCAGATAAGAAATCTCTTGATAGTGCTATTGATGATTTAACAAAAATATCCGGTCAAAAACCATTAGTAACTAAAGCTCGTAAATCAGTTTCTAGTTTTAAGATTCGTAAAGGATATCCTATTGGATGTAAAGTTACCTTGAGAGGACAACGAAAATGGAATTTTTTGGAGCGATTAATTATTATAGCAATTCCTAGAATTCGCGATTTTCGAGGATTATCTAAAAAATCTTTTGATGGAAGAGGGAATTATAGTATTGGAATTCGTGAACAAATCATATTTCCTGAAATTGATTATGATAAAATAGATCGAATTAGAGGTATGAATATTACTATTACTACTACTGCAAAGTCTGATCATGAGGGGTGTGTATTGTTATCCGCTTTTAATTTTCCATTTAGAAAATGA
- the rpsS gene encoding 30S ribosomal protein S19, translating to MPRSLKKGPFIDISLFKKVDKAVKNRDKKPIRTWSRRSTIFPNMIGLTIAVHNGRQHIPIFITEDMVGHKLGEFSITRMYRGHVADKKIKKR from the coding sequence GTGCCGCGTTCTCTTAAGAAAGGGCCTTTTATTGATATTTCATTGTTTAAAAAAGTTGATAAAGCTGTTAAAAATCGCGATAAAAAACCGATACGAACTTGGTCTCGTCGTTCGACTATTTTCCCAAATATGATTGGTTTAACAATAGCAGTACATAATGGACGTCAACATATTCCGATATTTATTACTGAAGATATGGTAGGGCATAAGTTGGGTGAGTTTTCTATAACTCGTATGTATCGAGGTCATGTTGCTGACAAAAAGATTAAGAAACGTTAG
- the rpmC gene encoding 50S ribosomal protein L29 — protein sequence MKELNIELDNLLQEQFSLRLQFSSKKLQKSHLLRLVRRNIARVNFLLTNKEKCNGKKN from the coding sequence ATTAAAGAATTGAATATTGAATTAGATAATTTATTACAAGAACAATTTAGTCTGCGTTTACAATTTTCTTCTAAAAAATTACAAAAATCTCATTTATTACGATTGGTTCGCCGTAATATTGCTCGAGTTAATTTTTTATTAACTAATAAGGAAAAATGTAATGGAAAAAAAAATTAG
- the rpsN gene encoding 30S ribosomal protein S14, with protein MAKKSIKAREVKRIKLANKFFLKRSHLKAIISDSTVSEESRWNAVLKLQKFPRDSSPIRQRNRCRQTGRPHAFLRKFGLSRIKVREAAMKGEIPGLKKASW; from the coding sequence ATGGCTAAGAAATCTATAAAAGCTCGTGAAGTTAAACGTATAAAATTAGCTAATAAATTTTTTTTAAAACGAAGTCATTTGAAGGCTATTATATCTGATTCTACAGTTTCAGAGGAAAGTCGTTGGAATGCTGTATTAAAACTTCAAAAGTTTCCTCGTGATTCTAGTCCTATTCGTCAGAGAAATCGTTGTCGCCAAACTGGTCGGCCACATGCTTTTTTAAGAAAGTTCGGATTAAGTCGTATTAAAGTAAGAGAAGCAGCAATGAAAGGCGAAATTCCTGGCTTAAAAAAAGCTAGTTGGTAA
- the rplF gene encoding 50S ribosomal protein L6, giving the protein MSRIAKKSVIVPIDVNISFSGQSIIVKKENNVLSCIVNKDVLITYVNNHLIFKSKENSSKGWSRAGTSRSLVNSMIIGVTTGFSKKLKLFGVGYRVTIVNANVVHMSLGYSHVIKYYVPKGIIVECPSQVEIIIKGINKQLVGQVAANIRSYRVPEPYKGKGIRYNDEVVRIKEAKKK; this is encoded by the coding sequence ATGTCTCGTATAGCAAAAAAATCAGTTATTGTTCCTATTGATGTTAACATTTCATTTTCTGGACAAAGCATTATAGTTAAAAAAGAAAACAATGTTCTTAGTTGTATTGTAAATAAAGATGTATTAATTACCTATGTCAATAATCATTTAATATTTAAAAGTAAAGAAAATTCTTCTAAAGGTTGGTCTCGAGCTGGTACTTCTAGATCATTGGTGAATTCTATGATTATTGGTGTTACTACGGGATTTTCAAAAAAATTAAAATTATTTGGTGTAGGTTATAGAGTTACAATAGTAAATGCCAATGTTGTTCATATGTCGTTAGGTTATTCTCACGTAATTAAATATTATGTTCCAAAAGGCATTATTGTTGAATGTCCATCTCAAGTAGAAATTATTATAAAAGGAATTAATAAACAATTAGTTGGTCAGGTAGCAGCTAATATAAGATCTTATAGAGTTCCAGAACCATACAAAGGAAAGGGTATTCGTTATAATGATGAAGTAGTACGTATAAAAGAGGCTAAAAAGAAGTAA